In Trichocoleus desertorum NBK24, the following are encoded in one genomic region:
- a CDS encoding DUF262 domain-containing protein produces the protein MNPITTFDIHKEALLDLLRGIQQGKIQLPDFQRSWVWDDTQIRSLLSSISLAYPVGVVILLQLGNPRVRFKPRLIEGAHLEHLPDPSLLILDGQQRLTALFQSLMSGQPVMTKDSISKRSIQRCYYIDIHKALEYPPTDREEAIVGLPKDYKFWGNGNNAFACSRDEQEYEHGLFPLAKVFDYSEWRSKYSRYWEYDSAKLELLDCFEGEVIKCFEHYQVPLIQLRQELPKEAVCQVFEKVNSLGKHLTFFDLMTAAYAADDFSLRDDWAMRQQRLHQKPVLSVIDTTNFLQAITLISTYSRRQQPSQYEVEGIRALSANYSRSQVLQLTLSEYKVWAEPITRGFEEAARLLHGQKIFDSRDLPYPMQLVALSALFTLLGDRVSNEQVRAKLISWFWCGAFGELYAGSVMPRAARDLIEVKQWVEGGSEPLTMLEANFAPGRLF, from the coding sequence ATGAATCCGATCACAACCTTTGATATTCACAAGGAAGCTTTGCTCGATCTGCTGCGAGGCATTCAGCAAGGCAAAATTCAGCTTCCCGATTTCCAACGAAGTTGGGTTTGGGATGATACACAAATTCGTAGTTTGTTGAGCAGCATTTCGTTGGCTTACCCGGTTGGAGTGGTTATACTATTGCAACTCGGAAATCCTAGGGTTCGTTTCAAGCCACGATTGATTGAGGGAGCTCATTTAGAGCATCTGCCAGACCCCTCTCTGCTGATTTTGGATGGGCAGCAGCGTTTAACGGCGCTGTTTCAATCGCTGATGTCTGGTCAGCCTGTGATGACCAAAGATAGCATCAGTAAACGCTCTATCCAGCGCTGCTATTACATCGACATTCATAAGGCACTAGAATATCCGCCCACCGATCGTGAAGAGGCGATCGTGGGATTGCCTAAGGATTACAAATTCTGGGGTAACGGCAACAATGCATTCGCTTGCTCTAGGGATGAACAGGAGTACGAACACGGGCTGTTCCCACTTGCCAAGGTATTTGATTATTCGGAGTGGCGATCGAAGTATTCCAGATATTGGGAATACGACTCAGCCAAGTTAGAACTGCTCGATTGCTTTGAAGGTGAAGTCATCAAGTGTTTTGAGCACTATCAAGTGCCCTTAATTCAGTTGCGCCAAGAGCTGCCTAAAGAAGCAGTTTGCCAAGTCTTTGAAAAAGTCAATTCTCTAGGCAAACATCTGACGTTTTTCGATTTGATGACAGCCGCTTATGCCGCCGATGATTTTTCATTACGAGACGATTGGGCCATGCGGCAGCAACGACTACACCAGAAACCTGTACTCAGCGTGATTGATACGACGAACTTCCTGCAAGCGATCACCCTCATCTCCACGTATTCTCGTCGTCAGCAACCGTCTCAATATGAGGTAGAAGGCATCCGAGCCCTTTCAGCTAACTACAGTCGCAGTCAAGTACTGCAATTGACGCTCTCAGAATACAAGGTATGGGCAGAGCCAATTACGAGAGGCTTTGAGGAAGCAGCTCGTTTGCTCCATGGCCAGAAAATTTTTGACTCACGGGATCTACCTTATCCTATGCAGCTTGTTGCTCTGTCTGCTTTATTTACCCTCCTAGGCGATCGCGTCAGCAACGAGCAAGTGAGAGCAAAGCTGATTAGCTGGTTTTGGTGTGGGGCATTTGGCGAACTTTATGCTGGGTCGGTAATGCCACGGGCAGCTAGAGATTTGATCGAGGTGAAGCAGTGGGTTGAGGGCGGATCTGAGCCCCTCACAATGTTAGAAGCTAATTTTGCTCCGGGTCGGCTGTTTTGA
- a CDS encoding HNH endonuclease signature motif containing protein: protein MSSNNSRSVQKIAEQQNHSCPVCGQSLYNGEEIHKHHQIPKSKGGKDTYANLSLVHLYCHQHIHAGI, encoded by the coding sequence GTGTCGTCTAATAACTCCAGAAGTGTTCAGAAGATTGCTGAGCAACAAAACCATAGCTGTCCAGTTTGTGGGCAAAGCCTATACAACGGCGAAGAAATCCACAAACATCACCAAATCCCCAAATCGAAAGGCGGTAAAGACACTTATGCAAATTTGAGCTTGGTACATCTTTACTGTCATCAACACATCCATGCTGGCATCTAG
- a CDS encoding AAA family ATPase: MRLRYLHIWSKPPLQNLATTFNQETILGRKCAIRFVVGVNGSGKTQLLQALCDLFLNLENSQLPPFKVVLAYDLEQIGEEDRPTTVYLRSLPDTTPAQAIFAVFANPLPDTTDWENLETIPTENLATEVGEISVLYRGNQLPGGTTLRSYLPKVLLAYTSGATSAWTALFQDRRPDRENLPDAVFEEIDLEEERPAGWDLIQEAPYRERTELEPLTELEQTQDGAQIRSLSYYVSPEVLKLALFAVALHQARVDFLQMPTEQAEQAYRDRINQSVQDDQPMRGRRGLFNKIDWLWLVTVDLHIILQPNRFNQSRELERLYASATSVIRDPGPREIPLPTSGRHVIFDLRRSLPEQSDVDTSTCTALIRAICNQLEGNMAQITPFDIFKQLFSWYEAGWLKGLTMTLRKRNADDLLLYDWLSDGEREFLGRMALFQILQGQNDALMILDEPETHFNDVWKREIVDVIDTSLRDNSTEVLISTHSSISLTDVFDTEVTLLYKNINDGSIAIIETPIPTFGASPNEVMTDIFGAAESVGQRATEFLDLVLMLAAHPAQVETIWAMNGDRSAVLSSPEFQQLKAFIRELPHQYGDENEEQFDNHLLNILASIRGSTQAELDEEVTVSKALQFLQEKVGPGFYELEFRRRLRLLRQQNSNASSD, translated from the coding sequence GTGAGGCTACGCTATCTACACATTTGGAGCAAACCACCCTTACAAAATCTTGCTACAACCTTTAACCAGGAAACAATTCTGGGACGCAAATGCGCGATTCGGTTTGTAGTGGGGGTTAACGGCAGCGGCAAAACCCAACTTCTACAAGCTCTCTGTGATTTGTTTCTCAACCTGGAAAATAGCCAACTACCGCCTTTCAAGGTTGTACTCGCCTATGATTTGGAGCAAATCGGTGAAGAGGACCGCCCTACCACGGTTTACCTTCGCTCCTTACCCGATACCACTCCTGCTCAAGCTATTTTTGCTGTTTTCGCGAATCCCCTCCCCGACACTACTGATTGGGAGAACCTGGAAACAATCCCGACTGAAAACCTTGCTACCGAGGTTGGCGAAATTTCAGTTCTGTACCGAGGCAATCAACTGCCTGGAGGAACTACTTTGCGCTCCTATCTACCAAAAGTACTGCTGGCTTACACATCGGGAGCTACTAGTGCTTGGACAGCCCTGTTTCAAGATCGCCGACCTGACCGCGAGAATTTACCTGATGCTGTATTTGAAGAAATTGACCTCGAAGAAGAACGCCCTGCTGGCTGGGATTTAATTCAAGAGGCTCCCTATCGAGAACGAACAGAGTTAGAGCCACTAACTGAGCTAGAACAAACCCAGGACGGAGCACAGATCCGTAGTCTTAGCTATTACGTCTCTCCCGAGGTACTTAAGCTTGCCTTATTTGCAGTTGCCCTGCATCAAGCGCGAGTAGATTTTCTCCAAATGCCTACAGAACAGGCGGAGCAGGCATACCGCGATCGCATTAACCAATCAGTTCAAGACGACCAGCCCATGCGTGGGCGGCGAGGGTTATTCAACAAGATTGATTGGTTATGGCTTGTAACGGTTGACTTACACATCATTCTTCAGCCCAATCGCTTCAATCAGTCCCGCGAATTGGAGAGGTTATACGCAAGCGCTACCAGCGTTATCCGTGACCCCGGTCCGAGAGAAATACCACTCCCCACAAGTGGACGACATGTCATCTTCGACCTACGTCGTTCTTTGCCAGAGCAATCTGATGTAGACACAAGCACTTGTACTGCTCTGATCCGCGCTATCTGCAACCAGTTGGAGGGTAATATGGCACAAATTACGCCTTTCGACATCTTTAAACAATTGTTTAGTTGGTACGAGGCAGGATGGTTAAAAGGCCTGACCATGACCCTTCGTAAGCGCAACGCTGATGATTTGTTGCTTTATGACTGGCTTAGCGATGGCGAACGGGAATTTCTTGGACGTATGGCATTGTTTCAAATTCTACAGGGACAAAACGATGCCCTCATGATTCTGGATGAACCCGAAACCCACTTCAACGATGTTTGGAAGCGTGAGATTGTCGATGTCATTGACACTAGCCTACGTGATAATTCAACTGAAGTCCTAATTTCCACGCACTCCAGCATCTCCCTCACTGACGTATTTGATACTGAGGTTACTCTGCTTTACAAAAACATCAACGATGGTTCAATTGCTATTATTGAGACACCTATTCCAACCTTTGGTGCTTCGCCTAACGAGGTTATGACTGACATCTTTGGTGCAGCAGAGAGTGTAGGACAGCGAGCAACAGAGTTTCTTGACTTGGTGTTGATGTTGGCTGCTCATCCTGCTCAAGTAGAAACTATCTGGGCAATGAATGGAGATCGCTCTGCCGTTCTGAGTTCTCCTGAGTTTCAGCAACTCAAAGCGTTTATTCGGGAATTACCTCACCAATATGGTGACGAGAACGAAGAGCAATTTGATAATCACCTACTTAACATCCTCGCATCCATCCGAGGCTCCACTCAAGCTGAGCTTGATGAAGAAGTTACTGTGAGTAAGGCACTCCAATTTCTTCAAGAGAAGGTAGGACCTGGTTTTTATGAACTTGAATTCCGCCGCCGGTTAAGATTACTCCGCCAACAAAACTCCAATGCTTCATCAGATTAA
- a CDS encoding TniQ family protein yields the protein MEATEIQPWFFQVQPLEGESISHFLGRFRRENGLSPTGLGRAAGLGAAIARWEKFRFNPRPTLQHLEKLSAVVGVQPERLGAMLPPEGVSMKHEPIRLCATCYTESPRHQIKWQFKESRGCDGHQLSLLSECPNCGARLQIPALWIDGLCHRCFTSFADMVQFQKPVIP from the coding sequence ATGGAAGCAACAGAAATCCAACCTTGGTTTTTCCAAGTACAACCCCTAGAAGGAGAAAGCATCAGCCACTTTTTAGGGCGTTTTCGGCGGGAAAATGGTTTATCACCTACAGGGTTAGGGCGAGCGGCAGGTCTAGGGGCAGCGATCGCTCGCTGGGAAAAATTCCGCTTTAATCCCCGCCCAACTCTACAACACTTGGAGAAACTATCGGCAGTGGTTGGTGTTCAGCCAGAGCGATTGGGAGCCATGCTACCACCAGAAGGGGTAAGCATGAAACATGAACCTATCCGTTTGTGTGCTACTTGTTATACGGAAAGCCCTCGTCATCAAATAAAGTGGCAGTTCAAGGAGAGTAGGGGCTGCGATGGCCATCAATTGTCTTTACTATCTGAGTGTCCTAACTGTGGGGCACGGTTACAAATACCTGCCCTATGGATAGATGGTCTCTGCCATCGCTGTTTTACCAGCTTTGCCGACATGGTGCAGTTCCAGAAGCCAGTAATTCCATAA
- a CDS encoding TniB family NTP-binding protein, which yields MTNEAQAVAQQLGAIQLNDEKLQAEINRLNRRSFVELEQVINLHEWLEGKRHARQSCRVVGESRTGKTIACDAYRLRHKPKQEPGRPPIVPVVYIQAPQECSSKELFRLLIEELKYQMTKGTVAEIRDRAFRVLKGCGVEVLIIDEADRLKPKTFADVRDIFDKLEISVVLVGTDRLDAVIKRDEQVYNRFRACHRFGKLVGIEFTNTIEAWEQEVLRLPVASNLSSQEMLKLLKEATGGYIGLLDMLLREAAIRALRKGLPKIDIATLKEVTAEYR from the coding sequence ATGACGAACGAAGCACAAGCTGTTGCTCAACAGTTAGGAGCGATTCAGCTCAATGATGAGAAATTACAGGCCGAAATTAATCGTCTTAATCGCAGAAGCTTTGTAGAGTTAGAGCAAGTGATAAATCTCCATGAATGGCTAGAGGGCAAGCGTCACGCCCGTCAGTCCTGTCGAGTAGTCGGGGAGTCTCGCACTGGAAAGACGATTGCTTGTGATGCTTATCGACTGCGGCACAAACCGAAACAAGAACCAGGCCGTCCGCCCATTGTGCCAGTCGTCTATATTCAGGCTCCTCAGGAATGCAGCTCTAAAGAGTTGTTTCGGCTCCTCATTGAAGAGCTGAAGTACCAAATGACCAAAGGCACAGTTGCTGAGATCCGCGATCGCGCTTTCCGAGTGCTTAAGGGGTGTGGTGTTGAGGTGCTCATTATTGATGAAGCTGATCGTCTAAAGCCTAAAACATTTGCGGATGTTCGAGATATCTTTGACAAGCTAGAGATTTCAGTGGTTTTGGTTGGAACCGATCGGCTTGATGCAGTGATTAAACGAGATGAGCAGGTTTACAATCGTTTTCGGGCTTGTCATCGCTTTGGCAAGTTGGTAGGTATCGAGTTCACAAACACAATAGAAGCTTGGGAGCAAGAAGTTCTCAGGCTACCAGTAGCCTCTAATCTGTCTAGTCAGGAAATGCTGAAGCTATTGAAGGAAGCAACCGGAGGTTACATCGGTTTATTAGATATGTTGCTGAGAGAAGCTGCAATTCGAGCTTTGCGGAAAGGGCTACCCAAAATCGACATTGCTACATTGAAAGAGGTTACGGCTGAGTACCGATAA
- a CDS encoding class I SAM-dependent DNA methyltransferase has protein sequence MNLIQHGIEKPKVNYANTLGSVFNQKIQSGEVGDFTVILANPPFTGSLDKDDIGETLKGLKTNKTELLFVELILQLLAIGGRAAVIVPEGVLFGSTKAHKILREKLVAENTLRGVISLPGGVFQPYTGVKTSILLFNKGGKTDEIWFYNVKNDGETLDAKRNPRPRENDLWDLKLKYRLQFEESAPAFVDGDTWKQWQTMEPNRRSFYYARPIIEAEFLRVDEPEDREIRDKEKRVIALFSIWWKLLREVQRQNPIKSAKLRSWLFQFSYHLLSVITTFPVDIFQNLETEELSQPKDWLASLDNLLAKDYNFSADQYRPQIFQSEKYDHPVKIINELKNIEEQIQTKLNSLLELLEGKE, from the coding sequence ATGAACCTGATTCAGCACGGGATTGAAAAACCAAAGGTAAATTATGCGAACACGCTCGGCAGCGTATTCAATCAGAAGATTCAATCGGGTGAGGTAGGCGATTTCACGGTAATTCTGGCAAACCCACCATTTACAGGAAGTTTGGATAAGGACGACATTGGCGAAACACTCAAAGGTCTGAAAACCAACAAGACTGAACTGCTGTTTGTGGAGCTGATCTTACAGCTTCTCGCAATAGGTGGCAGGGCAGCTGTAATTGTGCCAGAAGGCGTGCTATTCGGTTCCACGAAGGCACACAAAATTCTTAGAGAGAAGTTAGTTGCCGAAAACACGCTACGTGGAGTAATTTCGTTGCCAGGTGGAGTGTTTCAACCTTACACCGGAGTTAAAACGTCAATTTTGCTGTTTAACAAGGGTGGCAAAACCGATGAGATTTGGTTCTACAACGTGAAAAATGATGGGGAAACACTGGATGCCAAGCGCAACCCAAGACCTCGAGAAAATGACTTGTGGGATCTGAAACTGAAATATCGGTTGCAATTTGAAGAATCCGCCCCAGCATTTGTAGATGGCGATACCTGGAAGCAATGGCAAACAATGGAGCCAAACAGGCGATCGTTTTACTATGCTAGACCAATCATTGAAGCCGAGTTTTTGCGTGTTGATGAACCTGAAGATCGCGAGATTAGAGATAAGGAAAAACGAGTTATAGCCTTATTTTCTATTTGGTGGAAACTACTTCGAGAAGTTCAGAGACAGAACCCCATCAAATCCGCAAAGCTAAGATCCTGGCTTTTTCAGTTTAGCTATCATCTTCTCTCTGTAATTACTACTTTTCCGGTTGATATCTTTCAAAATCTAGAAACCGAAGAATTATCCCAACCTAAAGATTGGCTGGCTTCTCTAGACAACCTTCTGGCTAAGGATTATAATTTTTCCGCCGATCAATATAGACCACAAATATTTCAATCTGAGAAATACGATCATCCGGTTAAAATTATTAATGAATTAAAAAACATTGAAGAACAGATTCAAACAAAGCTAAATTCTTTACTGGAATTGTTAGAGGGTAAAGAATGA
- a CDS encoding IS4 family transposase: MSILLTFNMVLGDREFCSVHPAQWLGQEQFSFCLRLRCNEYVQDETGLVEPLQHLGLKPGQSRFFEQVKVTKQAGLGLFNVACSWKRAYRGHCEKSAWFLLTNLPSLGAAVKAYQHRMGIEAFFRDYKSGGYQVESTRLNPQRLSGLFVLLALAYTSAVIQGHEVRTQGLASYVCRAKEGRRMRRRHSDFWIGLYAQAWLEGMDLAADWLESWMQLSGNKQPYLQRGLDAASRLQELF; this comes from the coding sequence ATGTCTATCCTCTTGACATTTAATATGGTCTTAGGTGACCGGGAGTTCTGCTCGGTGCATCCAGCGCAATGGTTGGGCCAAGAACAGTTCAGTTTCTGTTTACGCTTACGCTGTAACGAGTACGTTCAAGATGAAACAGGTTTGGTTGAGCCACTCCAACACCTGGGATTGAAACCCGGTCAATCGCGCTTTTTCGAGCAGGTGAAGGTGACGAAACAAGCGGGTCTGGGATTGTTTAATGTGGCTTGCTCTTGGAAACGAGCATATCGAGGCCATTGTGAGAAAAGTGCTTGGTTTCTCTTAACCAATCTGCCCTCGTTAGGTGCTGCTGTGAAGGCTTATCAACATCGCATGGGCATCGAAGCTTTCTTTCGTGACTACAAAAGTGGAGGGTATCAAGTCGAATCCACTCGTCTCAATCCTCAGCGCTTATCGGGTTTATTTGTTCTCTTAGCCCTTGCTTATACCAGTGCAGTCATTCAAGGCCATGAAGTTCGCACTCAAGGCTTAGCTAGCTATGTTTGTCGAGCCAAAGAAGGGCGAAGAATGCGACGCAGACATAGCGATTTTTGGATAGGTTTGTATGCTCAAGCTTGGTTGGAAGGGATGGACTTAGCCGCCGATTGGCTAGAGTCTTGGATGCAGCTTAGTGGCAATAAGCAACCCTATCTTCAGCGAGGGCTAGACGCTGCTTCCCGCCTCCAGGAATTGTTCTAG
- a CDS encoding restriction endonuclease subunit S, translated as MNAANPPSIWQSFQIENLCESVKTINPRSKGKGFFKYVDISAIDNKNKVIVAAREIQNHEAPSWARQVVKTNDVLVSTVRPGLNAVAIVPEELDEQICSTAFCVLRAKPELLDPKFLFFWVQHPNFIDMLIRMQRGISYPALRDRDVRELSIFLPTLSEQKQIAAILQEANELLNLRQQANEKAKQFLPSLFQETFGDLRASSSEWEIVSVEKAGKVQLGRQRAPKYQTGRYTHPYLRVANVFEDRIDISDVLSMDFNEREFPKYKLEYGDILLNEGQVTELVGRPAIWRNEIQNCCFQNTLIRFRVDESRVVPEFALAVFLYYFRTGEFARLSSKTSTVAHLSASRFAKMPFPLPPLALQQAFAEKVAEANQLEKEQTESSQKFEALFQSLLTQAFTGELTATWREQHQAELVGAAEGDRLLQIPRSVKVEELVSEEAIEVQISELHRDRTELLNNLSQEQRRFYELIIQESAYFTPEGLEEKYNLPRNQIQGSLKLFADSGLILSLGLPTGTTKGLGYELVYRNLKPDDDTRLSDGILRNDQELEKERV; from the coding sequence ATGAATGCTGCTAACCCTCCTAGTATTTGGCAATCTTTTCAAATTGAAAATCTTTGTGAATCTGTAAAAACTATAAACCCAAGATCAAAAGGCAAAGGCTTCTTTAAGTATGTAGATATCTCAGCGATTGACAATAAAAATAAAGTTATAGTTGCCGCAAGAGAAATACAAAATCATGAAGCTCCTAGCTGGGCACGTCAAGTCGTTAAAACTAATGACGTTTTAGTTTCAACAGTTAGACCAGGCTTAAATGCTGTTGCTATTGTTCCAGAAGAGTTAGATGAACAGATTTGTTCCACTGCATTTTGCGTTCTAAGAGCAAAGCCTGAACTTTTAGATCCAAAATTTTTGTTTTTTTGGGTACAGCATCCTAACTTCATCGATATGTTGATTCGGATGCAAAGAGGAATTAGTTACCCTGCATTAAGAGACAGAGATGTTAGGGAACTGAGCATTTTTCTTCCCACGCTATCAGAACAGAAGCAAATTGCCGCAATCTTACAGGAAGCGAATGAACTTCTTAATTTACGGCAACAAGCAAATGAGAAAGCAAAGCAATTTTTGCCTTCCCTTTTTCAAGAAACATTTGGAGATTTAAGAGCCTCATCTAGTGAATGGGAAATAGTTTCAGTTGAGAAGGCTGGAAAAGTTCAGCTAGGGAGGCAACGAGCACCAAAATATCAGACGGGTAGATATACACATCCATATCTTCGTGTTGCAAATGTCTTTGAAGATCGAATTGACATTTCTGATGTATTGTCAATGGACTTTAATGAAAGAGAATTCCCAAAATATAAACTTGAATATGGGGACATTCTTTTGAATGAAGGACAAGTTACAGAGCTAGTAGGTCGTCCAGCAATATGGCGAAATGAAATACAAAATTGCTGCTTTCAAAATACATTAATTAGATTTCGTGTTGATGAAAGCAGAGTAGTTCCTGAATTTGCTTTAGCTGTTTTTTTGTATTACTTCAGAACTGGGGAATTCGCTAGACTTAGTTCAAAAACCTCAACCGTAGCCCATTTAAGTGCTAGTAGATTTGCTAAAATGCCTTTTCCTTTACCCCCACTCGCACTTCAACAAGCGTTTGCTGAGAAGGTAGCGGAGGCAAACCAACTTGAGAAGGAGCAGACTGAGAGTTCTCAGAAGTTTGAAGCCTTATTCCAATCCTTACTTACTCAAGCTTTTACAGGTGAACTGACTGCAACGTGGCGAGAACAACATCAGGCAGAACTTGTAGGAGCAGCAGAGGGCGATCGTCTGCTTCAGATTCCCCGATCTGTGAAGGTGGAGGAACTGGTTAGCGAGGAAGCGATCGAAGTTCAGATTTCAGAACTTCACCGCGATCGTACTGAATTACTAAACAATCTAAGCCAAGAACAGCGTAGATTCTATGAATTGATAATCCAGGAATCTGCCTACTTCACCCCCGAAGGTTTAGAAGAAAAATACAATCTTCCTCGCAACCAAATTCAGGGTAGTTTAAAGCTATTTGCTGACAGTGGACTCATCCTTTCCCTTGGCCTTCCCACTGGTACCACAAAAGGCTTAGGCTATGAACTGGTATATCGCAACCTCAAGCCAGACGACGATACCCGATTAAGCGATGGGATCTTGAGGAACGATCAGGAGCTAGAGAAGGAACGAGTGTGA
- a CDS encoding reverse transcriptase domain-containing protein, translating into MTHSVMGSDEWIAINWKTVEKMVYRLQTRIFKAKRRGDIKQVHRLQKLLMKSRSAKLLSVRRVTQDNAGKKTAGVDGIKSLTPKQRLHLANNLPLTDKSKPTRWVMIPKPGTTEKRPLGIPCMTERARQMLVKLALEPEWEVIFEPNTYGFRAGRGTHDAIEAIFNSIRYKSKYVLDADITKCFDKINQTKLLAKLNTFPTLTRQIKAWLKSGVVMDGKLFPTDEGTPQGGVVSPLLALIALHGLETAIKGCVNQGRAQRALTTVFYADDFVVLHPSLDVILKCKQAAENWLKEMSLELKPSKTRISHTLTPHGGNVGFDFLGFNIRQHPVGKHQSGCNGSGSKLGFKTIIKPSKKKVATHLETIGSIIKSYKSAPQTALISRLNPVIRGWCNYYSTVSSKKTFSNCKNIVWSQLRAWARYRTGNFSYRTLNKYWHYIGYRLTFSTKDGMRLISHPDTPIKRHIKVRGDKSYFDGDVLYWSTRKGSHPELPDRVAMLLKKYRGRCPECELMFVENDLIEVDHKTPKQEGGTDKFDNLQPLHRHCHDVKTARDYARRKGLDT; encoded by the coding sequence ATGACACACTCAGTGATGGGTAGTGATGAATGGATAGCCATTAACTGGAAAACAGTCGAGAAAATGGTCTATCGACTCCAAACCAGAATCTTCAAAGCCAAACGTCGTGGCGACATCAAACAGGTTCACAGACTCCAGAAACTACTGATGAAATCTCGTTCTGCCAAGCTTTTATCAGTTAGGCGGGTAACACAGGACAACGCAGGCAAGAAAACCGCAGGCGTGGATGGGATTAAATCTCTGACACCCAAGCAACGGCTTCACTTGGCAAATAACCTGCCCCTGACGGACAAATCGAAACCAACGCGCTGGGTGATGATTCCAAAACCTGGCACGACAGAGAAGCGACCGTTGGGCATTCCCTGTATGACAGAAAGAGCACGACAAATGCTAGTCAAACTGGCATTAGAACCCGAGTGGGAGGTGATATTTGAGCCAAACACTTATGGGTTTAGAGCGGGAAGAGGCACTCATGATGCGATTGAGGCAATTTTCAATAGTATTCGGTATAAAAGCAAGTATGTTTTAGATGCCGATATTACGAAATGCTTCGATAAAATCAACCAGACCAAGCTGTTAGCCAAACTCAACACTTTCCCGACATTGACCAGGCAAATCAAAGCTTGGTTGAAATCAGGGGTTGTTATGGATGGCAAATTGTTTCCTACCGATGAGGGTACACCCCAAGGCGGCGTAGTGTCTCCACTACTTGCTTTGATAGCCCTACATGGATTAGAAACAGCGATTAAAGGATGTGTCAATCAAGGTAGAGCACAGCGAGCATTAACCACTGTATTCTATGCTGATGATTTTGTCGTACTTCATCCATCGCTGGATGTCATCTTGAAGTGTAAGCAAGCAGCGGAAAACTGGCTCAAAGAGATGTCTTTAGAATTAAAACCTAGCAAGACACGCATCTCTCATACTCTGACACCGCACGGCGGAAATGTTGGATTCGATTTTCTCGGATTTAACATCAGACAGCATCCAGTCGGTAAACACCAATCTGGCTGTAATGGCAGCGGTTCAAAGCTAGGTTTTAAGACTATCATCAAGCCTAGCAAGAAGAAGGTTGCTACCCATCTGGAAACAATAGGAAGCATTATCAAGAGTTATAAGAGCGCGCCCCAAACGGCGTTAATCAGCAGACTCAATCCCGTAATTCGGGGCTGGTGCAACTATTATTCAACGGTGAGCAGCAAGAAAACTTTTAGCAACTGCAAAAACATTGTTTGGTCGCAGTTGCGAGCTTGGGCAAGATACAGAACCGGCAACTTTAGTTATCGAACCTTGAACAAGTACTGGCATTACATTGGATATCGGTTGACATTCTCAACCAAAGATGGAATGAGGTTAATCAGCCATCCCGACACGCCAATCAAGCGCCATATCAAAGTTCGAGGGGATAAGAGCTACTTTGACGGGGATGTTCTCTACTGGAGTACGAGAAAAGGCAGCCATCCTGAACTACCCGACCGAGTAGCGATGCTACTCAAAAAGTACAGAGGACGATGCCCAGAATGTGAACTGATGTTTGTCGAAAACGATTTGATAGAGGTTGACCACAAAACTCCTAAACAGGAGGGTGGGACAGATAAGTTCGATAATCTGCAACCGCTGCATCGTCATTGCCATGATGTCAAAACTGCCCGTGATTATGCTCGTAGAAAGGGTTTAGATACCTGA
- a CDS encoding DUF1524 domain-containing protein, with protein MLEANFAPGRLLRLRSRQSAAFRGICTLLLQQGAMDFSTGEGITDVKYFNDRIDSHHIFPQAWCRAQGIDDRWANCIVNKTLLSAKTNKAIGSRSPSVYLAQLEQKGIERKRLNTILRSHLIEPKTLWADDFEAFFRARSQALVNLIGQRMGKTVTSNPVSQQDALLVNDLADEGAV; from the coding sequence ATGTTAGAAGCTAATTTTGCTCCGGGTCGGCTGTTGCGACTACGGAGCCGACAAAGTGCAGCATTTAGGGGAATCTGTACGCTCCTGCTCCAACAAGGAGCCATGGATTTTTCGACTGGAGAAGGGATCACCGATGTGAAATATTTCAACGATCGCATCGATAGTCATCATATTTTTCCACAAGCCTGGTGTCGGGCTCAGGGAATTGATGACCGATGGGCAAACTGCATTGTGAACAAGACTCTGCTCTCGGCCAAAACCAACAAAGCGATTGGGAGCCGTTCTCCGAGTGTTTACTTAGCTCAACTGGAGCAGAAAGGAATTGAGCGAAAGCGATTGAATACAATTCTTCGATCTCATTTAATTGAGCCAAAAACATTATGGGCAGATGACTTTGAAGCCTTTTTTCGGGCGAGATCCCAAGCCTTAGTCAATCTAATCGGGCAGAGGATGGGAAAAACTGTCACCTCAAACCCAGTCTCACAGCAAGATGCCCTACTCGTTAATGATTTGGCCGATGAAGGAGCCGTGTAA